From the Rhizomicrobium palustre genome, the window CGCAGGTTGTCGATTGCAAAGGGCTGGTGCTGGCGCCTGGCCTGATTGATATGCGCGTCTTCACCGGCGAGCCCGGTAGCGAACATCGCGAAACCCTGGCGACGGCTTCCGATGCTGCGGTGGCGGGCGGCGTGACGACCATCATCGTCATGCCGAATACCGATCCTGTCATCGATGAGCCTTCGCTGGTCGATTTCATTCGCCGCCGCGCCGAAGCTACCGCCAAGGTGCGCGTGCATCCGATGGCCGCCCTCACCCAGCATCTGGCTGGCGAGGTGATGACCGAGATCGGGCTTTTGAAAGAAGCCGGTGCAGTGGCCTTCACCGATGGCGATCGCACCATTGCCAATACGCGCGTGCTGCGCCGGGCCCTCTCCTACACCTCCGCCTTCGATGCGCTGGTGGTGGCCCATGCCGAAGACCCGGACCTCACCAAAGGCGCGGCAGCGAGCGAGAGCGAATATGCCATGCGGCTCGGCATTCCCGCGGCCCCAGCCGCAGCCGAGGTGATGATCGTGGAACGCGATATCCGCCTCGTGGAGCTGACGGGCGCGCGCTATCACTTTGCGCAGATTTCCACTGCTGCATCGCTTGAAGCGATTGCCAATGCCAAAGCGCGCGGGCTTCCCATCACTTGCGGTGTATCGGCCCATC encodes:
- the pyrC gene encoding dihydroorotase; translated protein: MTRTLFLNARLIDPKSGMDVKGGLLCEDGKILDVGAHISGADASQVVDCKGLVLAPGLIDMRVFTGEPGSEHRETLATASDAAVAGGVTTIIVMPNTDPVIDEPSLVDFIRRRAEATAKVRVHPMAALTQHLAGEVMTEIGLLKEAGAVAFTDGDRTIANTRVLRRALSYTSAFDALVVAHAEDPDLTKGAAASESEYAMRLGIPAAPAAAEVMIVERDIRLVELTGARYHFAQISTAASLEAIANAKARGLPITCGVSAHHLALNELDVGTYFTFMKVKPPLRSEADRQAMVDGVASGVIDVIVSSHDPQAADTKRQPYAQAAFGAVGLETLLPVALGLYHDGKAELAHVLKALTCTPAKLLGLASGKLEKGAPADLVLIDTDAPYVVDPSMLHSRARNTPFKGRKFQGRAVKTFVGGECVFERSGPK